A window of Seriola aureovittata isolate HTS-2021-v1 ecotype China chromosome 17, ASM2101889v1, whole genome shotgun sequence genomic DNA:
TTCATGACTGATAGTTAAGATAGTCTAAGTAAAAATACTTGAAAAGTCAAGGTGCTGATGGAGTTAGTCAGTGATGCATAAACTTTATGTACATTTCATGTTCGTTACATGTGAATATGAAATCACTACAGCCTTGTGCCATATCATGCATGAcaataatatgttgtttttttcacatcaatACAACTTAGAAATCaagacatctgtgtgtgtatgtggatgtaAGATGAAGCAGGTGTATCAGGTTTATTCATCATTCCTTCTCACACAAATACTATGAAGATGTTTTGTTATTCTGAATGGTGCAGGAGTCTTTGCACTCCCCCTGCCTCTGGACTACCTGACCTTTGGCATGACCTTTAGAAGACAATTTGAAGCCCCAGCAATCGCCACGCGCCTTGGCCCACAATATTTTCcctcattattttttcaatgttACCTTTGCAGCGTGGCAGAAAAGAGCTGGATTCAACAGCTGGGTCAAGGGTCAAGAGAAGGAGGGTAAAAATGCAGGTCAGCTTGGCTCTACAGTTGTGTTTTGCCGCCTTCCTCAGAGAATTCACTGCTACAAAGCCATTTGAACTCTGAACCCTCCAGCTGTCTGTCAAACGTTGACCCTCAGTGTTGACTGTTATCTGTTTTGACAATTAGGAAAGTGCCACAGCCATCAATAATGGACTGGGCAGTGGCTACAGAGCTTTAATGTCAggcaacaaaacatcaaacatgtgTACTGAATATCAATTTTCCCTGTATTTTGATAAAACAATTATCCCGAGTCAACTTTCTAATTGTAAAACCAAATAAAGGTGCTCTTTAACGTGAGATGACTCTTCAATCTAAAATGCCTCATCTTGATATCTGGCTCTAATAGTCTGTCCACCCCTTTGATCGAGACttctatatttaaaatattgattgcCTGCTGGGAAATCATAGACAATCAGAGTTCCCAGAGGATGGATGCAAGGATGATTGTAAAGTCAGGACAAGAAAAATGTAAAggcatttatttttcagatgtaGCAATATTGACTTACAAAATCATTGATGCAAAAActgtaaacatttaaaagtgttaGAAAGTATATGAAATCCCTATTTCGCAAAAGTATTTTAACAGTCTTGACCTTCTGTACTGTACGGACCCTGAATGACAAACTCAGGACTGCATGTAACTTCCaaagcagatgtttgtttttgcagttaaGCTGGTCATTTAGGAAGTACACCAGCTGTTACTGGTTTAATACACTAAATTCAGCTGAATCTTAACTGATCACTTTCTGCATTCCCAGATTATTTTTGCTTGATTGAAGTAATTCATTCTGCACAGACAGAAGGTTTATAACACCTGGCTCTACAGTGGCAGTGTCAAATAAGGcggaaagagtttttttttagatctgaggctgattcattttctttttttttttctccctctatcATTCAGCCACCAGTGATTGCTCTCCAGCCACACAGCACGCCGCTCGCTTTCATTTTGCTCCCATTAAGCTGAAATTCACAGGttacatcaacaaataaatgagCTCAGGAAAATAAAGGCATTTTGTGTTATTTCCATTATAACTTATTTGAAATGATAGTAATTACTCTGGGGGTAGGGTGGGGAGCCTGAGTGCTCAGAGTCAACAAGGTGAACATGCTGAAACAATTGAAATGTTCCAAAATTAAGCGCCGTTACATGCTGTGCCAGAAGTTAATTTTCATTTCCtcaggtgaaaagaaaaaagagatacACATGCGAAGCGTTCAAGCCATGGAGAGGCTGGGTGAAGATTTAGACGTGGGCTTCTATTCAAATATGAAGGTCTCCttgacattttctgctctgCGTTGGCTGCTCATCCTTGTCGCGTTTCTCCAAGCTGCAGACGGAAAAGCGCGACCTGTTGACATTTACAAACTCATCTGGCTGAGAGCGATGGCATTCTATAAGGAGAAACACCTCCGAATGTCCCACCACAGAGTCCTGGTTCCTCTGCTCCGTGTTGCGCATGAACATGTTATTGcttaaaacaaacattagtcACCCtttgcagagggagagagagacagacatgttttaTCTCACTCTTCCCTTTAACTTCTATGGCTAGAGCATTTCCTTTAAGCTTGGAAAACTATGCAGAAGTGGCACTGGGCAGCCCGTAGACCTCATCAACTTCACCAAATACTGGTCGGGTTTGACCACTGCAACTTCTGGACTGCCACAGCTGCCACCAGAGGGAGCTCACTGTTCAATTGTGACCAGGTTAAAGTCTGCCCCGTCCATGCCGATAACGTTCTGGATCGCAGCCAAGAATAGTGTGCCACATGATTCACCAGCAGCTGGGTTAAGGCAGGACAAAGGTGAAATGAGGTGAAAGCGAAGCCCAAATAGTGACAGCCAAGCAGGACACAACTGTAAATGGAGTGTGGAAGGTGTTCTGAGTGGTAATGCAAATAAGTATGTGTGATATGCTTTTGAAAAGTGACAATAATGACTCAAGATCGAGGACAGGGAAAACAAAGTGCTCACACAAACCTCAAtgaatgaaactttttttttctctgtatggAGGAGAAAAGACTCCTTCACTTTATTGAGAGCCACTGCAAATGAGATTTAAGAAACAAGATttcaaaaagccaatgggatgCAATGAGAAACTTAAATATGACTCATTGTGCAGGTTTAGCTTCTGCATCACTCAGGTTCCTGAAGAAAAGTTCAAAACGGCGCTGTGCGGATCAGCTCATCTTTGTGCTTTTGGTGCAGCAGATTTGATATTTAGAAGTCAGGACGATCCTTCTTCAGCTTGCTGTAGTCCATGTTGACTGTGAAAAACTGAGAATACATACACATTTTAGCTCCTGTGCAAACAGTTACTTTACAGAAGAATGCCCTGGTAGCAAAGAGTAAGTTCAGGTGACTTGGCAAAGCATATTGCCGCAGCTTCCCTCCATGTTACAGCATCCTTCaatttcataaaatattatataaaaatcttgtaaaaaagtaaatagtTGTCTCTGAACACTACAATTCATTTGCCTTGATTTTGTCTTCTGGAAACTCCTTCTGTTGTTACTTTTGATCAAGTGTGAACAGTTAATGACTTCATCGGATTTGTTACTACAAGGCAGCGTTAACCAGATTATGTAATTTGATTAATCCAACTAAAGGAATAATCCATGGCTCAGCGACAAGTCTGGCAAAGATCCATACTATAATCCCTGAATATAACCACCTACACTGTCAGTAACAACTTCAGCACAGAGATGAGTGCAATCAATGCTGTGTGGCGACATGATTtgctgagaaagagagagagacacacacacacaccttgtacTGATCATTTGGGCCCAGTTTGTTCCAGGGCTCTGGGTTGTTCTTGCGGTCCCAGCTACAGAGGAGAAAATAGTTAAACATTATGAGAGATTCTGAAGAACAGAGGTATTCATGGCCAttattaacatatatatatatatatgacaatAACTGAACTGCAACATTGTCAGTGTCTCTACACATCATCTTCAGATCTCAttactcaaaaagaaaaagaaagaaaatacaagaaaGTCATGACTGGAGTCATTACCAAACGTCTGGGTTTCTCAAGGCCAGACGAGCGAGGTATGTCATGGACATGGTTACTCCTCCAccgatgaagatgaagagagggaTGAGCTGAGAGTGACAGACAGGAATTCAAGAAGTCTGCATCAACATGAGGGCAAACTACCACAGCTCAAGGTAGAACTATATAAGTAAACACACTGAGACTGCTgacaaacataaacactcaTCATTTTCCGGTGCGACCTTCAACTGATGCTATATTTACAATTTTCTTTCGCAGCCTCTTGACTTGTTTCGCGTATCCAAGTCAAAtgacaagagtgtgtgtggcttagaaaatatgaagctttagTACGAgttaacataaacatacagcTTGCTAACGCTAACCAGACAGCTAGTAGCTGCTATTTCCAGCACAGCATACCCTCTCCTTGACAATA
This region includes:
- the ndufa4a gene encoding cytochrome c oxidase subunit NDUFA4L, whose protein sequence is MLATVRKQLRSHPALIPLFIFIGGGVTMSMTYLARLALRNPDVCWDRKNNPEPWNKLGPNDQYKFFTVNMDYSKLKKDRPDF